The nucleotide window ATGCTGGCTATCAGGTACAAAACAATCATCCAAAATTTTGTATGTTTGCTTAAAATCTAAAATCAGCAAATCCATTCACAGCTTTGAAGACTAGTGTAACTTCATTTCAAACAAATTCAGATATCCAGTGTTTCTTCTACTGTAATGTCTAGAATACCAAATTATGGTGAGGACTTGAACAAATTAACATCTAGCAAGCAATCTAGTTAAATAATGGATACAACAGGTAGCAAAGGGACAGggagaaataataagaaaagcaatgaTATACACTAACTGCTTCAAAATTGACCTAAACTGCTTAAGGTTGTTCATATATTTCATCACACTGTCTGAATACACTTTACCTGAAGGCAGACAGCACACTCTTAGGTACCTGCTGTACTTACAGGAAAGACTGGTGGAGGCTGACACGCAACATCAGGTAGAACTGCACCTTTACCAAAGCCAATAGCCTCAATGTTGAAGGTGAACGAGGCCCgtcctctccctctgcctgaCCCAGCCATCGGCAGTTACTGAAAATTAACATTACAGATGTTTAGAGATTTATTCTTGTTACATGTATCAGATACACATATGTATTGCCTATAAAATTGACTAACAgattacagtaattttaaagCCACTCTCAAACACTATTATAAACAGGGAGCTGTTGTTAACACTATTCTCAGGTTCTTCCACCGACTATAAATTTATTACTTGCTTAAAATCAATTCCATTTCCTCACTTCCGTTCACCACCTCTGCCTGTCTAAAATTACCTTCTAACCtaggaattttaaaatttcttcttctaaacCTCAGATACACTGACTTGAGTttggtcacagaatcatgaaatggtttgggttggaagggacctcaaaccccatccagttccaccccccctgtcatgggcagggacacctcccactggatcaggttgcccacAGCCTCATCCCACCTGGCCACGAACATgtccaggggtggggcagccataacttctccgggcaacctgggccagggcctccataccctcacaggaaaacatttatttgtaatatctcatctaaatcccCCTTtctcagctcaaaaccattccccttcaccTGCACACCCTGATAATCAGTCAGGTTAgaagaaccagaaaaaaaaagataacattagggaaaaaaaagaagttcaagGACCTAgaactttctgtgaaaatattgtGCAGTTTCTGaacttttccccaaaaaagACTCATGGCTACTTTGTCCTTTGGATTATTTGTTTTGCGTTATCTCCGTAAGTAGTTTCAGGTACTAATCGAGAGTCAAAAGCCAGGAGGTGCAAGGTAAAAGCATCAAAGGACTCCACCATGTCTGCAAGCTAACCGCTGATAAAGGAGGTTGTTCCTAGCTAAACTATTTCACCAAGGATGTAAAATAGCCTGAAAAGCTACATTTACAGTCCCATCTTGCCACCTTCAGTGTTACACCTATCTCTGTCTCAGGATTGTACAATCCGTTGGTTAGCAAGTAAAgcaaagtcacagaatcatagaaccccTACGgctggaaaaaacctctaagatcaccaagtccaaccatcagctcaacaccactgtgactactaaactatgtcccaaagTTTTTGAACGCCTCCATGTATGGTGTCattttctgcagaggaagatgCCCAGAAATGGGATGTAAGAAAATCCTGGCTGAAGCAAACTGCTAGTGCCCATTCCTCAATACCATGTAAAACTCAACGCGCTGGCCCAGAACCCCCATGTGTTGATGGCCATTAATTGCATGGTTACCACATCGCACCTTGCTTGGCAcaaatttttctgttgcagacGTTCTGGTGTACCTGTATCATAACATCTAATCTCGCTGTTAGTGTGTATGAGTTCAAACAAGGAATGAGACAACACAATACCTACAGCTGCTCATACACTTGTCTAAAGTGACTAGAAATGCAGTAGAGAATTACAATTACGAGCCAAGAAATGCATACTAAAGATTAAGATCTTGTAAGATTCCcccaaacagaagaaatggctttttatattaaatacCAGTAAGTAACAGGTTGATGCAAGCATTCTCTTACTTATTAGTTTTAACAGAAATAAGCTCTGCTTGgataaaacaaaatcacatAATGTATTTCCACATCACTCATCAACACAGAAAACTGcctaaaaaaaattagaaagacctaaataaatcattaaagacaacaaaacaaaacctaacCCTGAGCAGTTAattaactggaaataaaaagaaaaggaaaaaacaagtagcaaattcatttgaaaacagGATTAAAAGCAAGATGCGAGACTGGCAGAGTGAAGAAAGATAGAAGACAGGTAAGCCACAAACATGAGCAATTATATTATctagcagtgaaaaaaaaccagaaacaacaacagaagaaaacaaagcaaggaagACAGTTTGCAAACACAGTGAATATAAAggtctcatttttaaaatgcagctttaaaattaattctctgtgacattttattgaaatggtgcatgagaatcatagaatcatggaatggtttgggctggaaaagTCCTAAAGCCCATTTAGTTCCACCCCCTtccatgtcccactggatcaggagctccaagccccatctaacccggccttgaacacctccagggatggggcagccacaactcctctgggcaacctgggccagggcctcaccaccctcattcagaatttcttcctaaaattatTGTGATGGGAATTAAACAGCCTTCAAAATGGCAGTATCTCAACTCTGGAGTTTAACTGAAAGACACAATTCTTTCAAGCATTCTGGCTTAGCAGGTTTATGTCTACCAACACCATGAAGTGAGAGAAATACTAAGGGAAAAGCCAAGCTGTAGATCCAAGCCTCTAGCCTGACAGAATACACAGGACAGGCACCATTCTGGCTTCCTCTATGGATGGGACCCATCCCTTGTGCCCACTTTTGTGTTTATGGCTTCTGTGCCACTGACACTataaagaaggaggaggaaggaggagggggaaggcaggaaagggaaaggcagggagggggcctggaagaagcagcacaatgagaatgggaaggagaagaagaagaaggagggaagtggaggggagaggaaaagtgaggggagaatgagaagaaaaagaaggggagggaagaaaaggggaagaggaaggggtagggaagggaaaggggaaaagaggcaaggggaaaaggaaggagacggaaggagaagggaagggaaaggacagggaggagaagggagaggggaaggagaggggaaggggaggggaagggaggggaagggaaaggagagtgagagggagaaggaaaaggagaaggagagaggaagggataggggaggggaagggaaagggaggggaaggggagggggaggggaagggaaagaggaaggagaaggagcagaaggaaggtgAGGGGAAGGAAGGCCGAGGGGAGGGAAGTGAAAGGCAAGGGAGGGGGGGgtagaggaagaaggaaggggagggagaagaatagggaagagggaggaaggacGAGGACCGGGGAGGAGGCGGGCGCAGGAAGGGGAGCCATGTCGGCGCTGGAGTGGTTCGCGCACAAGCCCCTGGGTGGGGGCGTGTTCTGGATTCAGGAACGGTTCTACGAGTCTGGTAACCGCGCCAACATCTGGCTGGTGCGGGGCTCGCGGCGGGACGTGGTGATCGAcgcggggctggggctgcgcaGCCTCCCCGAGTACCTGCGGGCCGCGGGGCTGCTGagcgccgccgccccccgcccgctGCTCGCCGTGGCCACCCACGTGCACTTCGACCACGCCGGCGGGCTGCGGCACTTCCAGGAGGTGGCGGTGCACAGCGCCGAGGCCAGGGCGCTGCTGCGCGGCGACAACTACGAGGAGGTGACCTGGCTGCGGGACGGAGAGGTGGTGCGGGAGCCCCGCCCCGGCTGGAGCGCCAGGGGCTTCAGGGTGCCCCCCGTGAGACCCACCCGACTGCTGCAGGAGGGTGAGGGGGGGAAGGGTTAATGGGAGCGGGGAGGGTGGGACAGGGAGGGGCTACACGCAGCGGGAAAAGGGAGGGGTTAAAGGGAGCGGGGTGGGGCGCGCCTACCTTGGCTGCGTGCTCCTGTTGCTGTAGGGAGCTCGAAGGAGGGCCTGGTTACTGAGAACCGGCTTGGGGTTCCTTGTGCAAAaccttccctccctgctttaTCTGTATCTATGCAAACCTTGCACAGACCCTTCCCTGTGCAGAACCTTCCCTTCCTGCTGAATCTGCCCCCGTGCAAAACCTCCCCCTGCTTAGAACCTCCCCTCTGTGCTGAGCCTGGCCCTGTGCACAGCCTCCCCGCGCACAGGCCCTGCCCCCGCACAGCCCGTCCCTGTGCAAAAccctccctctctgcaggaCCTGGCTGCGAGACGGCCTGGGTAGGGGGGAGGGCGTTCAGGGTGTACCCCGTGCGACCCACACAGCGGCTGCACGAGGGTTAGGGCTTGGGAGTTGCGGGGCAGATCCGGGAGGGAGCAGGGTTAAAGAGAGTGGGAAGGGTGGGACGCGCCGACCTGGgccctgtgctcctgctgctttaGGGAGGTCAAGGAAGGGCCTGGTTACTGAGAACCAGACTGCAATTCCTTATGCAAAACCTTCCCTCTCTGCTGAACCCACCCCTGTGCAAAATCTTCCCTTTCTGCAGAACCTGTCCCTCTGCAAAACCACTACCTATGCAAACCTGCCCCTGTGCAGACCCTGTCCTTGTGACCCTGTCCTCTCTGCTGAATCTATTGCTGTGCAAAACCTTCCCCCTCTGCTGAATCTGTCCTTGAGTAGACCTTTGAGATGATCTTCaagtccagccatacctgtccacaACTAAATAAATTTCCTAAGAACTTGTCCCTGTGCAGAGCCTGTCCCTGTGCAGAACCTTTCTTTGCACAGAACCTGCCATTAGTAtgatagaatcactaggtttgaaaagacctttgagatcactgagttCAACCGTATCTGTcaactactaaaccatatctctgagcacctcatctacccaacttttacatttctctggggacagtgactccaccacctccctgggcagcctctgccagtgcctgataacactttcagtgaagaaatttttcctggtgtGTGATCTGAAcatgccctggcacaacttgaggtctTATCCTGGCACCTGTCACTTACGAGAAGTCCCTGCATTCTGCGCAGACCTGTCCCTGTGAAGAACCTGACCCTGTTCACAGCCTTCAAGCCATCTGTAGTCCTTGGTGTGGGGTAAAAACGGAGATTACTGGGTTTAATTCTTGGTTCTATCAGTTGTCAAATAATATTGACAGGACTGTAGAAATGTGCATGAACTGCCCTGTGTTTGCCTGTTGATGCAGGATTTTCTCTGTAGAGTAAGACTCACTTAGCACTAATTTGACTGCCTCACTAATGAGCACCCCAGGTTTAGCCTCAGGATACTAACAGTCTGTCACAGTGTCAGTCTGCTCTGGCATCTGGTGACTTCAATTGTTTATAAGCTGTTGAGGCACAACAGTGTAAAGAACAAAGCAATTTACTGAAGCAGGTACTGTGTAGAGTAtggattttctttccctcagtTTACATTAATGGAACATGTAAAGTGGCTCGTTACAGTTAGAATTCCACATATTCTCTCACAGGCTGCAATGAAGAGGTTATTTTGGCCACCTTATTGCACAGTGCGGCAAAGGTGCAGTTAAATCGTGGCTGCCTGACAGATGGGTGACAGTTTCTTGTTGGCTGTTTTGGGCCATCCCACATAGGTGCCAGGGAAAGCACAATTGAACTTACTGGAGGCTTCAGAGAATATTTAATGTGACTTTAACTACAGTTCATCAACAGTagtttaatttgttcttttatttaaaagtggggaattattaaaaaaataatcttgctaATAAACAAGTACACTCACAGTAAAAGTAACACCTCAGTTTCTAAGGTAGTGCTTATTGAGACATCCTGCGTGGAAGTTGTGTGTCACCTCAGTGCGTGTGTCATGGCTATGGGTGAGGATATCTCCT belongs to Cuculus canorus isolate bCucCan1 chromosome Z, bCucCan1.pri, whole genome shotgun sequence and includes:
- the MBLAC2 gene encoding acyl-coenzyme A thioesterase MBLAC2; this encodes MSALEWFAHKPLGGGVFWIQERFYESGNRANIWLVRGSRRDVVIDAGLGLRSLPEYLRAAGLLSAAAPRPLLAVATHVHFDHAGGLRHFQEVAVHSAEARALLRGDNYEEVTWLRDGEVVREPRPGWSARGFRVPPVRPTRLLQEGDVISLGDRQLTVMHMPGHSRGSICLHDKDRKILFSGDVVYDGSMIDWLPYSRVSDYVTSCRRLMELVDKGLVEKVLPGHFNIFGAERLYQLASNYISQAGVCHKVSTCAMRSIASVVLRITNPRRTSE